One stretch of Rhinatrema bivittatum chromosome 8, aRhiBiv1.1, whole genome shotgun sequence DNA includes these proteins:
- the FAM78A gene encoding protein FAM78A, translated as MHRPSQDPWSLLEIALVLNTMGCIQSLSCKSKLFRDSITVIEARASIDSTPTSIDESSSVVLRYRTPHFRASAQVLVPPIPKKETWIVGWIQACNHMEFFNHYGDQGMSSWELPDLQSGKIQAISDSDGVNYPWYGNTTETCTIVGPTKRDTKFTVSMNDNFYPSVTWAVPVSEGNVAKLTSIHRDQSFTTWLVATNTTTNDMVILQTIKWRMRLDITVNPNKPLGQRAKLQSPFAQEQPQILSKNEPIQPSALVKPNANDAQVLMWRPTNGQPIVVIPPKRR; from the exons ATGCATCGTCCTTCCCAGGACCCCTGGAGTTTGCTAGAAATAGCGCTCGTCTTAAATACCATGGGCTGCATTCAGAGCCTCAGCTGCAAATCCAAACTCTTCCGCGACAGCATCACTGTGATCGAAGCCCGGGCCTCCATCGACTCCACTCCCACCAGCATCGATGAGTCCTCCAGCGTGGTGCTCAGGTACCGGACCCCCCACTTCCGAGCCTCAGCTCAGGTCTTGGTCCCGCCCATCCCCAAGAAGGAGACATGGATCGTAGGCTGGATCCAAGCCTGCAATCATATGGAATTCTTCAACCATTATGGAGATCAGGGCAT GTCCAGTTGGGAACTGCCAGACCTGCAGAGTGGCAAAATCCAGGCTATCAGTGACTCCGATGGTGTGAACTACCCCTGGTATGGAAACACCACAGAAACCTGCACCATTGTGGGCCCCACCAAGAGGGACACCAAATTCACCGTCAGCATGAATGATAACTTCTATCCCAGTGTCACTTGGGCAGTGCCAGTTAGTGAAGGTAATGTGGCCAAGCTGACCAGTATCCACCGAGATCAGAGCTTTACCACCTGGCTGGTAGCCACGAACACCACCACTAATGACATGGTGATTCTACAGACCATCAAGTGGCGCATGCGGCTGGATATCACAGTAAACCCCAACAAACCCCTGGGACAGCGTGCCAAGCTGCAGTCACCCTTTGCTCAAGAGCAGCCCCAGATCCTAAGCAAAAATGAGCCAATCCAGCCCAGTGCACTGGTCAAGCCCAATGCCAATGATGCTCAGGTTCTAATGTGGCGGCCCACAAACGGCCAACCCATTGTGGTCATCCCTCCAAAACGACGCTGA
- the PLPP7 gene encoding inactive phospholipid phosphatase 7, protein MPAAPQSRSRTRDRNNVLNRPEFMSLNQPLRGTQDNRSSSKKPSGQSTAPTDSTKDRRQSQQLPEEDCIQLNPSLKGIALSSLLAIDICMSKRLGICASSTSSWGSARSMVKLIGATGHGVPWIVGTLICLIKSSSLAGQEVLLNLFLALLLDIMTVVAVQKLVKRRSPFEVTLGLMDYLMMDIYAFPAGHASRATMVSRFFLSHLVLAVPLRILLFVWAFCLGFSRIMIGRHHISDVFGGFVIGYVEFNLVELLWMSSNTCQMLVSIW, encoded by the exons ATGCCAGCTGCACCTCAAAGCCGTTCCAGGACCAGGGACAGGAACAATGTCTTAAACAGACCAGAGTTCATGTCCTTAAATCAGCCTTTGCGGGGGACACAGGACAACAGAAGCTCCAGTAAGAAGCCAAGCGGGCAAAGCACAGCCCCCACCGACAGCACCAAGGACAGGCGACAGTCCCAGCAGCTGCCAGAGGAAGACTGCATACAGCTAAATCCATCTCTGAAAGGCATTGCCTTAAGTTCGCTGCTGGCCATTGACATCTGCATGTCCAAGAGACTGGGCATCTGTGCTAGCAGTACTTCCTCCTGGGGCAGTGCTCGTTCCATGGTCAAGCTCATTGGGGCGACTGGCCACGGTGTGCCCTGGATTGTGGGCACTCTCATCTGTCTGATAAAAAGCAGCTCCCTGGCAGGGCAGGAGGTGCTCCTCAACCTCTTTCTTG CCCTGCTGCTGGATATCATGACCGTGGTTGCTGTGCAGAAGTTGGTTAAGCGGAGGAGCCCTTTTGAGGTTACCCTTGGCCTGATGGATTACCTCATGATGGACATTTATGCATTCCCAGCTGGTCACGCTAGCAGGGCCACCATGGTGTCCAGATTCTTCCTCAGTCACCTGGTTTTGGCTGTTCCTCTCCGGATCCTCCTATTCGTCTGGGCATTTTGCTTAGGATTTTCCCGCATAATGATTGGCCGACATCACATCTCAGATGTTTTTGGTGGCTTTGTCATTGGTTATGTGGAGTTCAACTTGGTGGAGTTGCTTTGGATGTCTTCCAATACATGTCAAATGCTGGTATCAATTTGGTGA